In Bacteroidia bacterium, a genomic segment contains:
- a CDS encoding putative toxin-antitoxin system toxin component, PIN family translates to MRIVLDTNVLLVSISSKSRYRPIFDSFLDEKYELCVTTDILTEYEEIVGEHMGEKFAEYVLQLLENAPNVCWITKYYKWNLIEADTDDNKFVDCAIACNAKYLVSDDKHFNVLKENLFPKVEVINTEQFAEIMKEA, encoded by the coding sequence TTGAGAATTGTTCTTGATACCAATGTCTTACTGGTTTCGATCTCCAGTAAGTCAAGATACCGTCCTATATTTGATTCATTTCTGGATGAAAAATATGAACTCTGTGTAACGACAGATATCCTGACTGAGTACGAGGAGATCGTAGGTGAGCATATGGGAGAAAAATTTGCAGAATATGTTCTCCAATTACTTGAGAATGCGCCCAATGTGTGCTGGATAACAAAATACTACAAATGGAATTTAATTGAAGCAGATACAGACGATAATAAATTTGTCGATTGTGCGATTGCTTGCAATGCAAAATATTTAGTGAGTGATGATAAGCATTTCAACGTGCTCAAAGAAAATCTTTTTCCCAAAGTGGAAGTTATCAATACCGAACAGTTTGCAGAAATAATGAAAGAGGCATAA
- a CDS encoding NfeD family protein: METFGTLDPLLKTFWLVAIPSSIFFLLQTLMIFIGGHSHDLSGSDGGFDTGVEGVDSVFDLFSLKNLIHFLLGFSWTGIAFYESISSPILLIGIALIVGVLFVYMFFVVIRQLQKLAEDNSFQLTDTLGQTAEVYLTIPEKKSGKGKILVSARGSVHELEALTEGEKILSGTAIKVVKIENGNIFVETI, encoded by the coding sequence ATGGAAACCTTCGGTACATTAGACCCATTACTCAAAACCTTTTGGTTGGTGGCGATTCCTTCGAGTATTTTTTTCCTTCTCCAGACACTGATGATTTTTATTGGTGGACACTCCCATGATCTGAGCGGAAGCGATGGCGGCTTTGATACCGGCGTAGAAGGCGTGGACTCTGTATTTGATCTTTTTTCGCTGAAAAACCTTATCCATTTTTTGTTGGGATTTAGTTGGACAGGAATTGCCTTTTATGAATCGATTTCCAGCCCGATTCTCCTTATCGGTATTGCGCTGATTGTTGGCGTGCTGTTTGTCTATATGTTTTTTGTGGTGATCCGGCAGTTGCAAAAACTGGCTGAAGACAACTCTTTCCAGCTGACAGATACTCTCGGGCAGACCGCAGAAGTTTATCTGACCATTCCTGAAAAAAAATCTGGAAAAGGGAAAATACTAGTAAGCGCGCGGGGCTCGGTACATGAGCTGGAGGCGCTGACGGAAGGAGAAAAAATTTTATCCGGCACGGCCATAAAAGTTGTAAAAATCGAAAACGGAAATATTTTTGTAGAAACCATCTAA
- a CDS encoding DUF5989 family protein has product MDILRDLWQYMRERKKIWLAPVIMILLFMAILLVYGAGSAVAPFIYSLF; this is encoded by the coding sequence ATGGACATACTTCGGGATCTATGGCAGTATATGCGGGAGCGGAAAAAAATCTGGCTGGCCCCCGTCATCATGATATTGCTGTTTATGGCGATTTTGCTGGTGTATGGTGCAGGGAGTGCGGTTGCGCCATTTATTTACAGTTTATTTTAG
- a CDS encoding cupin domain-containing protein has product MNIIYLLLLSLLTHSPMNEISSGVFRWSELPVKTSKDRESRKIFEGTSPHFEYLEIHATTQAKGATPAPPHAQTDIEEVIIVKEGTMKFTMDGEDAVLGAGSVILIPPLAMQSLQNIGDGPLTYYVMMFRSKEPMDIERCKEAGGKLFLNVDSLEYKPHEKGGRINYFDRATAMCKQFEMHVTQLDHKGPSHAPHTHVGSEIILMINGDAEMSINDQLYKGSAGDLYFVRSQDSHGITNIGEGPCKYFAFRWE; this is encoded by the coding sequence ATGAATATTATCTATCTCCTTCTCCTCAGTCTGTTAACCCACTCCCCCATGAATGAAATTTCCTCCGGTGTGTTTCGCTGGTCAGAACTCCCCGTAAAGACGAGCAAAGACCGGGAATCGCGAAAAATCTTTGAAGGCACTTCGCCGCATTTCGAATATCTCGAAATCCACGCCACCACACAAGCCAAAGGCGCTACCCCTGCCCCACCCCATGCACAGACGGATATTGAAGAGGTGATCATTGTGAAGGAAGGCACGATGAAATTTACCATGGACGGCGAAGACGCTGTTTTAGGCGCAGGCAGCGTCATTTTGATTCCGCCACTGGCGATGCAGTCGTTACAAAACATTGGCGACGGACCACTGACCTACTATGTGATGATGTTTCGCTCCAAAGAACCTATGGATATTGAAAGATGTAAGGAAGCAGGAGGAAAGCTGTTTTTGAATGTCGATTCACTCGAATATAAACCCCACGAAAAAGGCGGGCGAATCAACTATTTTGACAGAGCTACGGCCATGTGCAAGCAGTTTGAAATGCATGTCACCCAACTCGACCATAAAGGCCCCAGCCACGCGCCCCACACCCATGTCGGCTCGGAAATTATCCTGATGATCAATGGAGATGCAGAAATGTCGATCAACGACCAGCTCTATAAGGGCTCGGCAGGCGATCTGTATTTTGTGCGCTCACAGGACTCACACGGGATCACCAATATTGGAGAAGGCCCATGCAAGTACTTTGCCTTTCGGTGGGAGTGA
- a CDS encoding FG-GAP-like repeat-containing protein, whose translation MKTENLRLAMAILVACFAGLPYLSAQGGWIKNTDINNAVNQYSCVQNYAGAAFIDINQDGYVDIFAAPKTYFLNDGTGNFPEIHTLPFNPPNAACGVSFADLNNDSLPDCVIAAIQSKVFFNLGPAGFADSSSKVPVFSNYASFGCAIGNLNNDDKPDFVFAHANGFHPSPTPCKLYVQSPFGFNPVRITGYTFTNTLAPYTNPYWSDYDLDGDMDLFIASGPAVGTSLPDYCFRNMFVETGKDTLVKMASEKFAIDNQDGQCYNFIDYDNDGDLDLCLSNYFGAPTRFYRNDAGIYTSVSLPFTNATTNLANCWGDYDNDGDLDVIFTNDNQSSRYYRNNGNGTFTSLTNGFTTLRTCTVVNGDVDNDGDLDLYIHGLGNGGSPVACGLYINDTVAGNRNWVNITLRGNPSNYTAIGAVVRLKATIRGQSTWQIREVNAQNTFQGQNDLRLHFGLDDATVIEAIVIRWPSGGIDTHVNFPVNKFYELTEGKGADGLNKNPEKPLALKIYPNPAHDRIQIEVPLKIVKQATYSVSEINGKVVLTGILSAHSPTIDLSNVIAGNYFLTVLTKSGTWSGNFVRL comes from the coding sequence ATGAAAACCGAAAACTTACGTTTGGCAATGGCGATCCTGGTAGCGTGTTTTGCCGGATTGCCGTATTTGTCTGCTCAGGGCGGCTGGATTAAAAATACAGATATAAATAATGCCGTCAATCAATATAGCTGTGTGCAAAATTATGCGGGGGCAGCTTTTATCGATATCAATCAGGATGGGTATGTCGATATTTTTGCCGCGCCAAAGACGTATTTTCTTAACGACGGGACAGGTAATTTTCCTGAGATTCACACACTTCCCTTCAACCCACCTAACGCTGCCTGTGGTGTCAGCTTTGCTGATCTGAATAATGACAGTTTACCGGATTGTGTAATTGCCGCCATACAATCAAAGGTGTTTTTTAACCTTGGCCCGGCAGGATTTGCGGATTCGAGCAGTAAGGTGCCGGTTTTTTCCAATTATGCAAGTTTTGGTTGTGCCATAGGAAACCTGAACAACGACGATAAGCCAGACTTTGTATTTGCCCATGCCAATGGCTTTCATCCTTCTCCCACACCGTGCAAGCTGTATGTTCAGTCCCCGTTTGGGTTTAACCCTGTCCGAATTACCGGATATACATTTACCAATACCCTGGCTCCCTATACCAATCCCTATTGGAGTGATTATGATCTGGACGGCGATATGGACCTGTTTATTGCCAGTGGCCCCGCGGTCGGAACCTCGCTGCCTGATTATTGTTTCCGGAATATGTTCGTCGAAACAGGCAAAGACACACTGGTAAAGATGGCATCAGAAAAGTTTGCTATAGACAATCAGGACGGACAGTGTTATAATTTTATTGATTATGATAATGACGGAGATCTTGATCTCTGCCTGTCGAATTACTTTGGTGCGCCAACCCGTTTTTATCGCAATGATGCAGGCATTTATACTTCTGTTTCCCTGCCTTTTACCAATGCCACAACCAACCTTGCCAACTGCTGGGGCGATTATGACAATGATGGCGACCTTGATGTGATTTTCACCAACGACAACCAGTCATCCCGATACTATCGAAACAATGGAAACGGGACATTTACCTCTCTGACCAATGGTTTTACAACCCTTCGCACATGTACAGTTGTCAATGGTGATGTGGACAATGATGGCGATCTCGACTTATATATTCACGGCCTGGGCAATGGCGGTAGCCCCGTTGCCTGCGGTTTATATATCAATGATACCGTAGCAGGTAACCGTAACTGGGTAAATATCACACTGAGAGGAAACCCCTCCAACTATACAGCAATCGGAGCGGTCGTTCGGCTGAAAGCGACAATCAGAGGGCAATCTACATGGCAGATACGGGAGGTAAATGCACAAAATACGTTTCAGGGGCAAAATGACTTGCGCCTCCATTTTGGGTTAGATGATGCTACGGTAATAGAGGCTATTGTTATCCGCTGGCCATCGGGCGGGATTGATACACATGTGAATTTTCCGGTAAATAAATTTTATGAATTGACGGAGGGAAAAGGCGCTGACGGGTTGAATAAAAATCCCGAAAAACCGCTTGCGCTGAAAATTTACCCCAATCCTGCGCATGACCGGATTCAAATCGAGGTTCCCCTAAAGATTGTAAAACAGGCAACATACTCTGTTTCAGAAATAAATGGAAAAGTAGTACTCACCGGAATTTTATCTGCTCATTCCCCAACCATAGACCTATCTAATGTAATAGCAGGGAATTATTTTCTTACCGTTTTGACAAAGTCAGGTACCTGGTCCGGTAATTTTGTCCGCCTGTGA
- a CDS encoding prolyl oligopeptidase family serine peptidase: protein MKNFFLLLLLAIYLTGCKSVDKNSPATGGNNIKASAQLSSEETLQWVEKNVDSVLVRHVFAAPNGLQMAYRLFSPDGNIRKKVPLVVFLHGRGDRGTDNGPKIYKSTGLFMSENALIAPNMQALFPCYVLAPQCSDKTINEEWAKWVGNTPETPFKGLGKDGSYTMSEQPSESGAAALALIDKLIDSLNIDPDRVYLIGKSMGGFGTWEFTARRPELFAAAVPMAGYSDPGQIEKIKHIPFWIFHGNVDEANPVEGSRTMYKLLTEAKAEVKYTEYEGANHGESFRKAFNEPELIPWMFSKTRERKK, encoded by the coding sequence ATGAAAAACTTTTTCCTTCTCCTGCTTCTGGCTATTTATCTCACTGGTTGTAAATCGGTAGATAAAAATTCACCCGCAACGGGTGGCAACAATATAAAAGCTTCCGCACAGCTTTCTTCCGAAGAAACCCTTCAATGGGTGGAAAAAAATGTCGATAGCGTATTGGTTCGCCATGTGTTTGCCGCACCCAATGGATTACAAATGGCCTACCGCCTGTTTAGTCCGGACGGGAACATTCGCAAAAAAGTGCCGCTGGTGGTATTTCTACACGGAAGAGGTGATCGTGGGACGGATAATGGCCCTAAAATCTACAAAAGTACAGGTCTTTTTATGAGCGAAAATGCATTGATCGCGCCCAATATGCAGGCGTTATTTCCTTGTTATGTACTGGCTCCGCAATGTTCTGACAAAACCATCAATGAGGAATGGGCGAAATGGGTGGGAAATACTCCGGAGACGCCGTTTAAAGGTCTGGGCAAAGATGGTTCTTATACGATGAGCGAACAGCCTTCTGAATCGGGGGCGGCTGCCTTAGCCCTGATCGACAAACTGATCGATAGCCTCAATATTGATCCTGACAGGGTATATCTGATCGGTAAATCTATGGGCGGATTTGGCACCTGGGAGTTTACGGCCAGAAGGCCGGAACTGTTTGCAGCGGCGGTTCCTATGGCGGGGTATTCTGATCCGGGACAGATTGAAAAAATCAAACATATCCCTTTCTGGATATTCCACGGAAATGTGGATGAGGCAAATCCGGTGGAAGGTTCACGCACCATGTATAAACTGCTGACAGAGGCTAAAGCCGAAGTGAAATACACCGAATATGAAGGTGCCAACCATGGCGAATCATTTCGCAAAGCCTTTAATGAGCCGGAACTGATTCCGTGGATGTTTTCCAAAACCAGGGAAAGAAAAAAATAA
- a CDS encoding DUF4406 domain-containing protein, giving the protein MSQLILVAGPYRSGTNDQPELIAANVEHMSQVSLTLFRMGHLPVMGEWFALPLIETAGSKQMGDEIFNEIFHPVAIRLLDKVDAVLRIGGPSAGADEMVRIGREKGKKIYMDIDDIG; this is encoded by the coding sequence ATGTCCCAACTCATTCTCGTAGCAGGTCCTTATCGCTCCGGTACCAATGATCAGCCGGAGCTGATCGCCGCCAATGTTGAACATATGAGCCAGGTTTCCCTGACGCTCTTTCGTATGGGCCATTTGCCGGTTATGGGCGAGTGGTTTGCCTTGCCGCTGATCGAAACGGCAGGCTCAAAGCAAATGGGTGACGAAATCTTCAACGAAATCTTCCACCCGGTAGCCATCCGCCTTCTCGACAAAGTGGACGCCGTGCTTCGTATCGGAGGCCCATCGGCAGGCGCCGATGAAATGGTGCGGATCGGGAGGGAGAAGGGGAAGAAGATCTATATGGATATAGATGATATAGGGTAA
- a CDS encoding alpha/beta hydrolase — translation MFRFLCIALLLLVASCKETKQTDSRGDGGQSVASQRLDLILTDTARNRQIPVAVFLPENEKQQGRQPVVIFSHGYGENMPGSNLAYSYLTENLAANGYVVFSIQHELPTDDLLPLTGIPQVVRMPNWERGSENILYVLSEMKNRYPQADFSKLTVMGHSNGGDMSVLFARQHPELVWKLITLDQRRMAFPRVNSPKIYSLRSSDQPADEGVLPTDEEQSQWGMTIVKLENTIHNQMDDDANETQRKEINDWILGFLREDG, via the coding sequence ATGTTTCGCTTTCTCTGTATTGCTCTGCTGCTACTGGTTGCCAGTTGTAAGGAAACAAAACAAACTGACAGCCGGGGCGACGGTGGGCAGTCTGTAGCAAGCCAACGTCTGGACCTTATCTTAACAGATACCGCGAGAAACCGCCAGATTCCTGTGGCGGTTTTTTTGCCTGAAAATGAAAAACAGCAGGGCAGACAGCCCGTAGTGATCTTCAGTCATGGATATGGGGAAAATATGCCGGGTAGCAATCTGGCATATTCGTATCTGACAGAAAACCTGGCGGCAAATGGCTATGTTGTGTTTAGCATCCAGCACGAGTTGCCAACAGACGATTTACTGCCCCTTACCGGAATTCCCCAGGTTGTGCGAATGCCTAACTGGGAGAGAGGCAGCGAAAATATCTTATATGTTTTGAGCGAAATGAAAAACCGGTATCCCCAGGCTGACTTTTCAAAACTGACTGTGATGGGACATTCCAATGGTGGCGATATGTCGGTGTTATTCGCCCGTCAGCATCCCGAACTTGTATGGAAGCTGATCACCCTCGATCAGCGTCGGATGGCCTTTCCGCGGGTAAATTCTCCCAAAATCTACTCTCTTCGGTCCAGCGACCAACCCGCAGATGAAGGCGTACTGCCGACAGATGAAGAACAAAGCCAATGGGGAATGACCATCGTAAAGTTGGAAAATACCATTCACAACCAGATGGACGACGACGCCAATGAGACGCAGCGTAAAGAAATCAATGATTGGATTTTGGGGTTTTTAAGGGAGGATGGTTGA
- a CDS encoding glycoside hydrolase family 127 protein, with protein sequence MKKYIYIFLGLTIWGCGNPEPAEKPFDYPISAVDIKNVVLIDDFWLPKISTIQDSTIHYAFEKCVEEGRMDNFLIAGKKMAGKTRGQMPFDDTDVYKIIEGASNTLISKPNPALDAYLDSIIAIIKVGQEPDGYLTTWFTIDRKNPPAPWVKPAEKRWEQEISSHELYNSGHLFEAAATHYIATGKRNFLDIALKNADLLVDNFGPGKLSMPPGHQIVETGLIKLYRITQNEKYLSLAKFFLDIRGDSTTHPLFGDYSQDHLPVTQQNEAVGHAVRAMYMYAAMTDIAALYHDAAYLAAVRSLWHNMVEKKTYLTGGIGAKHEGEAFGGNYELPNLTAYNETCAAIGSVYWNQRLFLLTGESKHYDVIERTLYNGLIAGISVDGKKFFYPNPLESDGKYNFNQGACTRSSWFNCSCCPTNMIRFIPSIPGLIYATNPDELYVNLYISNQAKVEINNQSVELIQQTDYPWNGTVTLSVNPAEKTSFTLKLRVPGWAQNQVIPGGLYSYMNRMDQRIQLSVNGKAEPVHVTNGYIDISREWSKGDKIEIILPMAVRKVIADENIAEDLQKVAFEYGPIVYCGEETDNPQLAELKISDMDSFAVGQMNHFSSQVNIVKGDISGQPITLIPYYLWSNRGVNKMKVWFPAI encoded by the coding sequence ATGAAAAAATACATTTACATTTTTCTGGGATTGACCATTTGGGGATGTGGCAATCCTGAGCCAGCGGAAAAACCGTTTGATTATCCTATCTCAGCGGTAGATATAAAAAACGTGGTGCTAATCGATGATTTCTGGCTTCCCAAAATCAGCACTATTCAGGATTCCACCATTCATTATGCTTTTGAAAAGTGTGTGGAAGAAGGCCGGATGGATAATTTTCTGATCGCCGGGAAGAAAATGGCGGGGAAAACAAGAGGGCAAATGCCTTTTGATGATACCGATGTATATAAAATCATTGAAGGCGCTTCCAATACGCTCATCAGTAAACCCAACCCCGCGCTGGATGCTTATTTAGACTCAATTATCGCTATCATAAAAGTCGGCCAGGAACCTGATGGGTATCTGACAACCTGGTTTACCATTGACAGAAAGAATCCTCCCGCCCCATGGGTAAAACCCGCTGAAAAACGCTGGGAGCAGGAAATCTCCAGTCATGAGTTATACAATAGCGGACATCTGTTTGAAGCAGCGGCCACACATTATATCGCAACCGGGAAAAGAAATTTTCTGGATATAGCCCTGAAAAATGCAGACTTACTGGTCGATAACTTTGGGCCTGGAAAATTGAGCATGCCACCTGGTCATCAGATTGTGGAAACCGGATTGATCAAACTATACCGAATCACTCAAAACGAGAAATATCTCAGTCTCGCCAAATTTTTTCTCGACATACGGGGCGACTCAACTACCCATCCTTTATTTGGCGACTACAGCCAGGATCATTTGCCTGTAACACAACAAAATGAAGCCGTAGGGCATGCCGTTCGGGCTATGTACATGTATGCGGCAATGACTGATATTGCAGCATTATACCATGATGCAGCATATCTCGCAGCGGTAAGAAGTCTCTGGCACAATATGGTAGAAAAAAAAACTTACCTTACCGGGGGTATTGGCGCTAAACACGAAGGGGAAGCATTTGGCGGAAACTACGAATTACCCAATCTTACCGCATATAATGAAACCTGTGCGGCTATTGGCAGCGTTTACTGGAATCAGCGTTTATTTCTCCTTACAGGTGAATCAAAACATTATGATGTAATTGAAAGAACGCTTTACAATGGTCTGATCGCCGGGATATCAGTAGATGGTAAAAAGTTTTTTTATCCCAATCCCCTCGAATCCGACGGTAAATATAATTTTAATCAGGGTGCCTGCACGCGCTCTTCCTGGTTTAATTGCTCGTGTTGTCCCACAAATATGATTCGGTTTATCCCTTCGATACCCGGTTTGATTTATGCAACAAACCCGGATGAGCTGTATGTTAATCTCTACATTTCCAACCAGGCAAAAGTTGAAATAAACAATCAATCAGTTGAGTTAATCCAACAGACAGACTACCCATGGAATGGCACAGTGACTTTGTCTGTAAATCCGGCTGAAAAAACTTCATTTACCCTAAAGTTGCGAGTCCCCGGCTGGGCACAAAATCAGGTCATTCCGGGAGGGTTGTACTCGTATATGAACCGGATGGATCAGCGTATTCAATTATCAGTTAATGGCAAAGCCGAACCGGTACACGTAACCAACGGGTATATTGACATTTCCCGGGAATGGAGCAAAGGCGATAAAATCGAAATAATACTCCCGATGGCTGTACGTAAGGTTATTGCAGATGAAAATATTGCAGAGGATTTGCAAAAAGTAGCATTCGAATATGGTCCGATTGTGTATTGCGGAGAAGAAACCGATAACCCGCAATTGGCAGAGCTCAAAATTTCAGACATGGACTCATTCGCCGTTGGGCAAATGAATCATTTTTCCAGTCAGGTAAATATAGTGAAAGGAGATATATCCGGCCAGCCAATTACCCTGATACCCTATTACCTGTGGTCAAACCGGGGGGTAAATAAGATGAAGGTTTGGTTTCCAGCGATTTAG
- a CDS encoding SPFH domain-containing protein, with product MDPLIILIAVISIVLFATVAALASRYKRCPSDKILVIYGRTGGTSAKCIHGGGAFIWPVIQDYAFLDLKPLSIEANLTNALSRQNIRVDVPCRFTIAISTEHDNMNTAAERLLGLTYEQIQELAKDILFGQLRLVIATMTIEEINSDRDKFLENISKNVDSELKKIGLKLINVNVTDIKDESGYIEALGKEAAAKAINEAKISVAEQEKIGETGKALADREKDTQIAETHRDRDVKIAVTQKDREVSIAAAKKDEAIGKAEAERDTRVKISEANAIAITGENTAKISIANSEALRREKEAESLRLAITAEKVQQARALEEAYLAEQKAELARSERERSTQIANIVVPAEIAKQRAIIEAQAEAERIREKAKGEADAIFAKMEAEAKGLFEILTKQAEGYKDVVSAAGGDPTKAFQLLLIEKLPELVRTQVEAVKNIKIDKITVWDSGNGQGENSSTANFVSGMMKTVPPLNDLFNMAGLNLPSYLKGAEQTEKIEETGEQPSSK from the coding sequence ATGGATCCCCTAATTATTTTGATAGCTGTTATATCCATTGTTCTTTTTGCGACAGTCGCCGCGCTGGCTTCGCGTTACAAAAGATGTCCTTCCGATAAAATTTTGGTCATTTACGGAAGAACGGGCGGGACATCCGCCAAATGTATTCATGGTGGCGGCGCATTTATCTGGCCGGTTATTCAGGATTATGCATTCCTCGATCTAAAACCACTTTCTATCGAGGCCAATCTGACCAATGCATTGAGCCGTCAGAATATCCGCGTGGATGTTCCCTGCCGGTTTACCATTGCGATTTCCACCGAACATGACAATATGAATACTGCCGCTGAAAGGTTGCTCGGTCTTACCTATGAGCAAATTCAGGAACTGGCGAAAGACATTTTGTTTGGTCAGCTGCGTTTGGTAATCGCAACGATGACCATTGAGGAAATCAACTCCGACCGCGATAAATTTCTGGAAAATATCTCGAAAAACGTGGACAGTGAGTTGAAGAAGATTGGATTAAAGCTTATCAACGTCAACGTAACCGACATTAAAGATGAATCTGGTTATATCGAAGCGTTGGGTAAAGAAGCCGCAGCCAAAGCCATCAACGAGGCTAAAATCAGCGTGGCCGAACAGGAAAAAATAGGAGAAACCGGAAAGGCTCTCGCCGATAGAGAAAAAGATACCCAGATTGCCGAAACCCACCGGGACCGCGACGTAAAAATTGCTGTTACCCAAAAAGACCGGGAGGTAAGTATCGCAGCGGCCAAAAAAGACGAGGCAATTGGTAAAGCAGAAGCGGAAAGGGATACCAGGGTGAAAATCTCTGAAGCAAATGCGATCGCCATCACCGGAGAGAATACGGCGAAAATTTCTATTGCAAATTCGGAAGCTCTCCGCAGAGAAAAAGAAGCGGAATCTCTCCGCCTGGCCATCACAGCGGAGAAAGTACAACAGGCAAGAGCCCTGGAAGAAGCTTATCTGGCAGAACAAAAAGCAGAGCTTGCCCGTTCGGAGCGGGAACGCTCAACCCAGATTGCCAACATTGTGGTCCCCGCCGAAATCGCCAAACAGCGGGCGATCATCGAGGCCCAGGCCGAAGCAGAGCGTATCAGGGAAAAAGCCAAAGGCGAAGCCGATGCCATCTTTGCTAAGATGGAGGCTGAGGCAAAAGGTTTGTTTGAAATCCTGACCAAACAGGCAGAAGGATATAAAGACGTAGTCTCTGCGGCTGGCGGTGATCCTACTAAAGCTTTCCAACTCCTGCTCATCGAAAAACTCCCCGAACTGGTAAGAACCCAGGTAGAAGCGGTGAAGAATATCAAAATCGACAAAATCACCGTATGGGATTCCGGCAACGGACAGGGGGAAAATTCTTCCACCGCCAATTTTGTCTCGGGTATGATGAAAACCGTTCCTCCGCTCAACGACCTGTTTAATATGGCCGGATTAAATCTTCCCTCTTACCTGAAAGGCGCCGAACAAACCGAAAAAATCGAAGAAACCGGGGAACAACCTTCCTCAAAATAA
- a CDS encoding family membership, translating into MRKVLKISLKIFLFGLSGALVLICVCLGLFWVEHSQSVTLPVPTGTYAVGRTTFAWKDSTRTDSLAPTPDVKRELVVWVWYPADSANSDIVADYFPADLRKALKERQGPVLSNIILKDLSKVHSHSILNARLSSKQVSYPVLLMKSGIGAMAGDYTTLAEELASHGYVVVGSDAPYSTSVVVFPDGRVVFGTQQGNPGDSAPSEERTRRLNRLVTIWTADTRFVLDKLESLNKGDVNNIFSGHLNLQELGVFGHSFGGATALQFCRDDIRCKVSVDMDGAPFGAVSTTGLPKPVMFLLADHAEESDSASLEIQSNIQSIYDRLPESRIWISLRGARHFNFSDRAILTEWFVSRIFGALGPIGEERGLTVSSACLRIFFDVYLKARPVTAISRLPEQYPEVRFERSLPLSPPLPADAGQ; encoded by the coding sequence ATGAGAAAAGTCCTGAAGATTTCCCTGAAAATATTTCTCTTTGGTCTCTCAGGGGCTTTAGTATTGATTTGTGTGTGCTTAGGGTTGTTTTGGGTTGAACACAGTCAGTCGGTAACATTGCCCGTACCCACCGGGACCTATGCAGTTGGGCGTACCACCTTTGCATGGAAAGACAGTACCCGCACAGATAGTCTGGCACCGACGCCTGATGTAAAGCGCGAACTGGTCGTCTGGGTTTGGTATCCTGCGGACTCAGCAAATTCAGACATTGTTGCTGACTATTTTCCTGCGGATTTGCGCAAGGCCCTCAAAGAGCGACAGGGGCCGGTGTTATCAAATATAATTTTGAAAGACTTATCCAAAGTCCATTCTCACAGTATTTTGAACGCCAGGCTTTCATCCAAACAGGTGAGTTACCCGGTTTTGCTGATGAAGTCAGGGATTGGGGCCATGGCCGGAGACTATACAACCCTCGCGGAAGAACTGGCAAGCCATGGTTATGTGGTGGTAGGTTCGGATGCGCCATACAGCACCAGCGTTGTTGTATTTCCTGATGGGCGAGTGGTTTTTGGAACCCAACAGGGAAACCCGGGCGACAGCGCCCCCTCTGAAGAGCGAACCCGTAGGTTGAACCGTTTGGTAACGATTTGGACAGCAGATACCCGTTTTGTTTTGGATAAGTTGGAATCACTCAATAAAGGTGATGTTAATAATATATTTAGCGGGCATTTAAATCTTCAGGAATTAGGAGTTTTTGGACACTCTTTTGGAGGCGCTACAGCCCTTCAGTTTTGCCGGGATGATATACGTTGTAAAGTGTCGGTTGATATGGACGGGGCACCATTTGGAGCGGTGAGCACAACCGGCCTCCCAAAGCCTGTAATGTTTTTATTGGCAGATCATGCTGAAGAATCCGATTCAGCAAGTCTGGAAATACAATCAAACATTCAGTCGATATATGACCGTTTGCCGGAAAGCCGTATCTGGATTAGCCTTCGGGGGGCAAGACATTTCAACTTCAGCGACAGAGCAATTTTGACCGAATGGTTTGTCTCCAGAATATTTGGCGCACTGGGTCCGATTGGCGAAGAAAGGGGACTGACCGTTTCCTCCGCCTGTCTGCGTATTTTTTTTGATGTTTATTTGAAGGCCCGGCCGGTTACAGCAATCAGCAGGTTACCTGAACAATATCCTGAAGTCAGGTTTGAGAGATCACTCCCTCTGTCGCCTCCTCTCCCGGCGGACGCTGGACAGTAA